In the Sediminibacter sp. Hel_I_10 genome, one interval contains:
- a CDS encoding sugar kinase: MSKVVAFGELLLRLSTPGFLKIDQANSFDANYGGGEYNVAVSLANFGISTSFVTRLPDNDLGLAAKSKIRQNRVDDRHVVMGGKQLGIYFLETGTSLRSSKVIYYRRDSAIATMEPGTINWHEVFADATWFHWSGVTPAISQSAADCCLEALKVASEMNLTISADLNYRSTLWNYGKQPSEIMPQLLKYSHVILGDLDTAYFMLGRELPNPDYKDLESLKPLYDELFEAIGDLKIAAMTIRESVSASHQKIGGLLCDGSQIYKTPKQSINPVVDRVGSGDAFMAGLIYGLQTYTNDYKKTLDFATYACCLKHTISGDLNKVSVEDVETLMGGDKSGKVSR; the protein is encoded by the coding sequence ATGAGTAAAGTAGTTGCATTTGGAGAGCTTTTATTGAGATTGTCTACACCCGGATTTTTAAAGATTGATCAGGCCAATTCGTTTGATGCTAACTATGGTGGTGGCGAATATAATGTGGCGGTCTCCCTTGCCAATTTTGGGATCTCCACCAGTTTCGTAACCCGCCTTCCAGATAATGATTTGGGCCTTGCGGCTAAAAGCAAAATACGGCAAAATAGGGTAGATGATCGCCACGTGGTGATGGGCGGAAAGCAGTTGGGCATCTACTTTTTAGAGACAGGAACCTCCTTAAGATCAAGTAAAGTCATTTATTATAGAAGAGATAGCGCCATTGCCACTATGGAGCCTGGTACCATCAATTGGCATGAGGTATTTGCAGATGCCACTTGGTTTCATTGGAGTGGCGTAACGCCGGCCATCTCACAATCTGCTGCAGATTGTTGTTTAGAGGCGCTTAAGGTGGCTTCGGAAATGAATCTTACCATTTCTGCAGATCTCAACTATAGATCCACACTTTGGAATTACGGGAAACAGCCTAGCGAGATCATGCCGCAATTGCTAAAATACAGTCATGTAATTTTGGGAGATTTAGATACCGCTTATTTTATGCTCGGTCGTGAGCTTCCAAACCCCGATTACAAAGATTTAGAGTCACTCAAGCCACTTTATGATGAGCTGTTTGAAGCTATTGGAGATCTAAAAATAGCAGCAATGACCATTCGGGAGTCGGTTAGTGCTTCGCATCAAAAAATTGGCGGACTCCTATGCGATGGATCCCAGATCTACAAAACACCAAAGCAATCCATCAACCCCGTAGTAGACCGCGTGGGTTCTGGAGATGCATTTATGGCGGGACTCATTTACGGGCTCCAAACCTATACCAATGATTATAAAAAGACGCTTGACTTTGCCACTTATGCCTGCTGTTTAAAGCACACCATTTCTGGAGATCTCAATAAGGTGAGCGTCGAAGACGTAGAAACCTTAATGGGTGGTGATAAATCGGGGAAGGTGAGTCGTTAA
- a CDS encoding glycoside hydrolase family 30 beta sandwich domain-containing protein: MLLKHFNFIGLLALVISCSDAKVKTEKDTEPEVSTETKSYNGQGFEVYTTAKDTELRLSKTKSASFSDRDQPLETKIAVFVNPEKTFQTYLGIGGAITDASAEVFSTLDDVQQDRLLNSLYGKDGIGYNIIRTSIHSSDFGLGSHTYIEEGDAELKTFSIEKDREKRLPFIKRAIALIDNDLVFYASPWSPPAFMKTNNNMLQGGKLLPEFRQAWANYYVKFIEAYEAEGIPVWGLTIQNEPMAVQRWESCIYTAEEERDFLKNYLGPTLEKEGLGDKKIVVWDHNRDLISDRANTIFEDPEASKYAWGIGFHWYETWTGGLPKYDNLKSVNESFPSKNLLFTEGCQEGFDAEKLQFWPNAERYGNSMINDFNSGVVGWTDWNILLDERGGPNHVENFCFAPIHANTKTGELIYTPTYYYIGHFSKFIKPGALRVSTTTSRSTIESTSFKNKDGKMVTVVMNKTDEKIAYKLIVGNSEAQLEIEPRAMQSILY, from the coding sequence ATGCTTCTAAAACACTTTAATTTCATAGGCTTACTCGCACTGGTTATATCCTGTTCAGATGCTAAAGTCAAAACAGAAAAAGATACAGAACCTGAGGTTTCAACAGAGACAAAAAGTTATAATGGTCAAGGCTTCGAGGTCTACACTACAGCAAAGGATACCGAGTTGAGGTTGTCTAAAACCAAAAGTGCATCTTTTAGCGATAGAGATCAACCTCTAGAGACTAAAATTGCTGTATTTGTTAATCCAGAAAAAACGTTTCAAACGTATTTAGGTATTGGAGGCGCCATAACCGATGCGTCTGCAGAAGTGTTCTCAACCTTAGATGATGTACAACAAGACCGACTTTTAAATTCTTTATACGGTAAAGATGGTATTGGTTATAACATCATCAGAACTAGTATTCATAGTAGCGACTTTGGTTTAGGAAGTCATACCTATATTGAAGAAGGTGATGCAGAATTAAAAACATTTTCTATAGAAAAAGACAGAGAAAAAAGACTGCCCTTTATCAAAAGAGCCATCGCGCTAATTGATAATGATCTTGTGTTTTATGCTAGTCCGTGGAGTCCTCCGGCCTTTATGAAAACCAACAATAATATGCTTCAAGGTGGTAAATTGCTCCCTGAGTTTAGACAGGCTTGGGCCAATTATTATGTCAAATTTATTGAAGCTTACGAGGCGGAAGGAATTCCGGTTTGGGGGTTGACGATACAAAATGAACCCATGGCTGTTCAAAGATGGGAATCTTGTATCTATACGGCTGAAGAAGAGCGAGACTTTTTAAAAAATTATTTAGGGCCAACCTTGGAAAAAGAGGGTTTGGGCGATAAAAAAATTGTGGTTTGGGATCATAATAGAGATTTAATTTCAGATAGGGCAAACACCATCTTTGAAGATCCAGAAGCATCAAAATATGCTTGGGGTATCGGGTTTCATTGGTATGAGACTTGGACGGGCGGTTTGCCAAAATATGACAATCTCAAGAGCGTCAATGAATCATTTCCATCTAAAAACCTATTATTTACAGAGGGGTGTCAAGAGGGTTTTGATGCTGAAAAATTACAGTTTTGGCCTAATGCCGAGCGCTACGGAAACTCAATGATCAATGATTTTAATAGTGGTGTTGTGGGCTGGACAGATTGGAATATTTTACTAGACGAAAGGGGCGGGCCAAACCATGTTGAAAACTTTTGCTTTGCACCAATTCATGCCAATACAAAAACAGGGGAGTTAATTTATACACCAACATATTATTACATCGGCCATTTCTCAAAATTTATTAAACCAGGCGCGCTACGAGTAAGCACCACAACCAGTAGAAGTACTATAGAAAGCACCTCTTTTAAAAATAAAGATGGAAAAATGGTAACCGTTGTTATGAATAAAACCGATGAAAAAATAGCTTATAAATTGATAGTAGGCAATAGCGAAGCGCAATTGGAAATAGAACCAAGAGCCATGCAGTCGATTTTGTACTAA
- a CDS encoding family 16 glycosylhydrolase, which yields MMNKACFFNFIGVLCMILSLISCKTDPKTEGNIESRAEIWTIDFKDDFNTFNTDNWQDQRIWVNNEKQCYVPDNEYGTRQVSEGTLKLKVINIGKQLGCDNLDKNGKQHPDTEYVAGRIASKNRKEFTKGKWTARLKLSSNGESSMFPAWWLLGAQNNEAPVQESDEDICWPMTGSGEIDIFEHHGDHQKDHFTTGAIKSLEECDKGDWWSLRKGFDADLNEYHDYSVEWEKSDLVYRIDNIEIYRNVGQGDKYPEPMFAILNYAKITDAPMVGEWVMEVDWVKHESRN from the coding sequence ATGATGAATAAAGCGTGTTTCTTTAATTTTATAGGAGTTTTATGCATGATACTGTCTTTGATCTCATGCAAAACAGACCCTAAAACAGAGGGGAATATAGAAAGTAGAGCTGAGATTTGGACAATCGATTTTAAAGATGATTTTAACACCTTCAATACCGATAATTGGCAAGATCAGCGTATCTGGGTCAATAATGAAAAGCAGTGCTATGTTCCAGATAATGAGTATGGCACCCGTCAAGTTAGTGAGGGGACATTGAAATTAAAGGTTATCAATATCGGCAAACAACTCGGCTGCGATAACTTAGACAAAAATGGCAAGCAGCATCCCGATACAGAGTATGTAGCGGGTAGAATAGCCTCAAAAAACCGAAAAGAATTTACCAAGGGAAAATGGACAGCGAGATTAAAGTTATCAAGCAATGGCGAATCTAGTATGTTCCCGGCTTGGTGGTTGCTTGGTGCACAAAATAACGAAGCACCGGTACAAGAATCAGACGAAGATATTTGCTGGCCTATGACGGGTTCAGGTGAGATTGATATTTTTGAGCACCATGGCGACCATCAAAAAGACCATTTTACAACAGGTGCTATCAAAAGCCTAGAAGAATGTGATAAAGGAGATTGGTGGAGCTTACGCAAAGGTTTTGACGCCGACTTAAATGAGTATCACGATTACTCTGTAGAATGGGAAAAAAGCGATTTAGTATACCGTATTGATAACATTGAAATATATCGAAACGTAGGTCAGGGAGATAAATATCCTGAGCCTATGTTTGCCATATTAAACTACGCTAAAATTACCGATGCGCCTATGGTTGGAGAATGGGTGATGGAGGTAGATTGGGTAAAACACGAATCTCGAAACTAA
- a CDS encoding carbohydrate-binding protein, producing MKKTILLFSLLLVTTINWGQGLVAQGTEIVNSSGEPVLLRGVGPGGWQIMEGYMMQTSGFAGAQHEIKEKLVELMGETNTETFFAEWRANHFTQRDVDSLAAWGYNSIRIPMHYNLFTLPIEEEPVPGENTWIETGFELIDDVLEWSAPHNIYVILDMHATPGGQGTGSEINDYDPDKPSLWESQENRDKLVALWTRIADRYKDNEWIGGYDLINETHWDLGDQNALLREVYEDITTGIRGVGDNHILYIEGNSYANDHRGLTPPWDDNLVYSFHKYWSFNNENDVDWILPLRETHNVPLWMGESGENSNTWFTDAISLFENNNIGWAWWTVRKIGDIDSPYAVDINPGYQEILDYWQGNGPQPTAQEAFDGMMQLAQNLLVENSRYRKDVPDACIRQVQTDETIPYHGSAAQIPGVIYLSDFDLGKNNFAYYDTVVADYNLSTGNFTAWNSGWSYRNDGVDIERNTDDINSNGFHIGFVNQGEWMKYTVDIDETAVYKAMVRLATEQTGGEFFLTIDDQEVTTTQMVDATGGWTQFTTFEIDDIILSEGEHSLKLHINNDIAVNLSSIEFEATGTSDALALNALNGKTGDNEQSVEITISESLLANSLDLSLDEFTVSVNGEDRNVVSVTADPNRDRLIILNVEGYLITGDEILASYSGSSVQSESGKTLETFTDLVINNISPNRFIIPTLIEVEDYDEMVGMNLEDTEDEGGGQNFGFTDPGDYADYSIYVPETALYGIKFRVAGFNEGNIGLYTVDENGDENELVTTTTPITNGWQTWQTVSSVLNLEQGIYKLRMKILAGGFNFNWFEFGAPDSDGDGVLDGNDACPNTPENTVVDLAGCEIFNLPPDNYVLSVFSETCRSSNNGSISLAAVANYDYTVHLTGENFETSETFSSEINFENLSAGTYLLCVTIASQPNYEQCFSIVVSEPDELQVNLERNANASHITVKLEGGDIYYVTFNGDTTITQESEIELDLTKGKNELSVKTNKDCQGIYNETILSSAVPLVYPNPAINNKVFINMGFSELNKVPVEIYDVSGKLIMSKTYQLENNELEIDLSQIESGFLILKIITAEKIYNFKIIQQ from the coding sequence ATGAAAAAAACAATACTACTATTTAGTTTACTACTAGTCACAACTATAAATTGGGGGCAAGGTCTTGTTGCTCAGGGAACTGAAATTGTTAATTCAAGTGGAGAACCTGTTCTGTTAAGAGGAGTAGGGCCGGGTGGTTGGCAAATAATGGAAGGCTATATGATGCAAACTTCTGGTTTTGCAGGTGCTCAGCATGAGATCAAGGAAAAATTAGTCGAGTTAATGGGGGAAACCAATACAGAGACTTTTTTTGCAGAATGGCGCGCCAATCACTTTACACAACGTGATGTAGATTCATTAGCTGCTTGGGGCTATAACAGCATACGTATACCAATGCATTATAATTTGTTTACACTTCCTATTGAAGAAGAACCTGTTCCAGGAGAAAATACTTGGATTGAAACGGGTTTTGAATTGATTGATGACGTGTTAGAATGGTCTGCACCGCATAATATATACGTTATTTTAGATATGCATGCCACACCAGGAGGTCAAGGTACTGGGTCAGAAATCAATGATTACGATCCTGATAAACCATCCTTATGGGAAAGTCAGGAAAACCGAGATAAACTCGTCGCTTTATGGACCAGAATAGCCGATAGGTATAAAGATAATGAATGGATTGGAGGTTATGATTTAATCAATGAAACGCATTGGGATTTAGGGGATCAAAATGCATTGTTAAGAGAAGTTTATGAAGATATAACAACAGGTATAAGAGGCGTAGGGGATAACCACATTCTTTATATTGAAGGGAATTCATATGCCAATGACCATAGAGGATTAACTCCGCCTTGGGATGATAATTTAGTCTATAGTTTTCATAAGTATTGGAGTTTTAATAATGAAAATGATGTGGATTGGATATTGCCTTTGAGGGAAACTCACAACGTGCCACTATGGATGGGAGAGTCTGGTGAGAATTCAAATACTTGGTTTACAGATGCCATTTCACTTTTTGAAAATAACAACATTGGATGGGCGTGGTGGACGGTTCGTAAAATAGGAGACATCGATAGTCCTTATGCGGTGGATATTAATCCAGGCTATCAGGAGATATTAGATTATTGGCAAGGAAATGGTCCCCAACCGACTGCTCAAGAAGCCTTTGATGGAATGATGCAACTTGCTCAAAACTTACTAGTCGAAAACAGTAGATATAGAAAAGATGTGCCTGATGCGTGTATAAGACAAGTACAAACCGATGAAACGATACCTTATCATGGAAGTGCTGCGCAGATTCCTGGTGTAATTTACCTTTCTGATTTTGATTTAGGAAAAAACAATTTTGCATACTACGATACGGTGGTAGCAGATTATAATTTATCTACTGGAAATTTTACAGCTTGGAATAGTGGCTGGTCCTATCGAAACGATGGTGTCGATATTGAGAGAAATACAGACGACATTAATAGTAATGGGTTTCATATAGGGTTCGTAAACCAAGGGGAGTGGATGAAGTACACCGTTGACATAGATGAAACAGCTGTGTATAAAGCAATGGTCAGGTTGGCAACAGAACAAACTGGAGGTGAATTTTTTCTGACAATTGATGACCAAGAGGTGACTACTACCCAAATGGTGGACGCAACCGGTGGCTGGACACAATTTACAACCTTTGAAATTGATGATATTATTCTGTCCGAGGGCGAACACAGTTTAAAACTACATATTAATAATGACATTGCTGTAAATCTTAGTAGCATAGAATTTGAGGCCACGGGAACATCAGATGCTCTTGCTTTAAATGCCTTAAATGGCAAAACTGGTGATAATGAACAGTCTGTTGAAATTACAATTAGTGAATCCTTGTTAGCAAACTCCTTAGATCTTTCACTAGACGAATTTACAGTTAGTGTAAATGGTGAGGATAGAAATGTGGTTTCGGTCACAGCAGATCCAAATAGAGACCGCTTGATTATTCTTAACGTTGAGGGCTATTTAATAACGGGAGATGAAATACTGGCAAGTTATTCAGGTAGTAGCGTTCAATCAGAATCAGGTAAGACCTTAGAGACATTTACAGATTTGGTAATAAATAATATCAGCCCAAATCGATTCATTATTCCAACATTAATTGAAGTAGAGGATTATGATGAGATGGTAGGTATGAATTTAGAGGATACAGAAGATGAAGGAGGTGGGCAGAACTTTGGTTTCACCGATCCAGGAGATTATGCAGACTATTCAATTTATGTTCCCGAGACTGCTCTTTATGGTATTAAATTTAGAGTTGCTGGTTTTAATGAGGGGAATATAGGATTATATACTGTAGATGAAAATGGTGATGAAAATGAATTGGTGACCACGACTACTCCAATTACAAATGGATGGCAAACTTGGCAAACGGTATCTAGTGTTCTCAACCTAGAACAAGGTATTTATAAGTTAAGAATGAAAATTTTAGCTGGTGGATTTAATTTCAATTGGTTTGAATTTGGGGCGCCAGATAGTGATGGTGATGGGGTTTTAGATGGTAACGATGCATGTCCAAATACGCCTGAAAATACCGTAGTTGATTTAGCTGGCTGTGAGATTTTTAATCTACCGCCAGATAATTATGTCTTATCTGTGTTTAGTGAAACTTGTCGGTCTTCAAACAATGGAAGTATTTCATTAGCTGCGGTTGCCAACTATGACTATACGGTTCATCTTACAGGTGAAAACTTCGAAACTTCGGAAACCTTTTCTTCAGAAATTAATTTTGAAAATTTAAGCGCAGGAACCTACCTCCTTTGTGTGACCATTGCCAGCCAGCCAAATTACGAGCAATGTTTTTCTATAGTAGTTTCAGAGCCAGATGAGTTACAGGTAAACTTAGAGCGAAATGCTAATGCTTCTCATATAACCGTAAAACTAGAAGGGGGTGACATCTACTACGTGACCTTTAATGGAGATACGACTATAACTCAAGAGAGTGAAATAGAATTAGATTTGACTAAGGGTAAAAATGAATTAAGTGTAAAAACCAATAAAGACTGCCAAGGCATCTACAATGAAACGATACTTTCAAGCGCAGTACCACTGGTATATCCAAACCCAGCCATCAATAATAAAGTATTTATAAATATGGGGTTTTCAGAATTGAATAAGGTTCCTGTCGAAATTTATGATGTCTCAGGTAAATTGATCATGTCAAAAACATATCAGCTAGAGAACAATGAATTGGAGATTGACTTATCCCAAATAGAAAGCGGATTTTTAATTCTGAAAATAATTACAGCAGAAAAAATTTATAATTTCAAAATCATACAGCAATGA
- a CDS encoding PKD domain-containing protein, giving the protein MRTLKFIARIMMIGVIIISTGCADDDLVATEPTAEDAEFTFSFDPENPNRVVFSATPSNKNWYTHWDFGDNSSSEGYEANKVFLRSGDYDVRFKVFTDGGTAESIQTVVINQNFQGPNFLLNGEFNGSDEWTVLPITDGVNVNFTGDQAVWTGGGGGQVGIYQAVHVEANVPYQINMEVSGSGLTDSWYEVYIGSETPIPGQDYNDGGIRLGLSTWGGCGNEPFEGFLSEISCVGEGGGLVQFTTAGTVYLVIRGGGANYGSSGLTLDNASFSPLLPGIVYTPPLFLPDANFTYSVTDDLTVEFTNTSSNADGYVWDFGDDAGTSTDENPTYTYASEGVYTVKLTATNSDGSDESLRDIIFGDSNNLITNGTFTDEGGWTVINQWETNNTNGSVIIEDGVAKWINNADWAHLAIFQSVDLVPGTYQFDMDVDYAGINQVYGEVYLGADMPVEGTPTEGIEYNGDFQVLKAINWWDCGASYEGSAVDGACDPETNPGRFEITTEGTYYLLFRCGGQTYGPEGVIIDNVSLVQVN; this is encoded by the coding sequence ATGAGAACATTAAAATTTATAGCAAGGATAATGATGATAGGTGTCATTATTATTTCTACGGGTTGCGCTGATGACGATTTAGTTGCAACAGAGCCAACAGCTGAAGATGCTGAGTTTACCTTTTCATTTGATCCTGAAAATCCAAATAGGGTTGTCTTTAGTGCGACTCCAAGCAATAAAAATTGGTATACGCACTGGGATTTTGGAGATAATTCCTCTTCAGAAGGTTATGAAGCAAATAAAGTATTTCTCAGAAGTGGTGATTACGATGTGAGATTCAAGGTGTTTACTGATGGGGGTACTGCCGAGTCTATTCAAACTGTTGTGATTAATCAAAACTTTCAAGGGCCAAATTTTTTATTAAACGGAGAATTTAATGGTAGTGATGAGTGGACTGTCTTGCCTATAACTGATGGGGTTAATGTAAACTTTACTGGTGATCAAGCCGTTTGGACAGGTGGAGGCGGTGGACAAGTAGGGATCTATCAAGCGGTGCATGTAGAAGCAAATGTACCTTATCAAATTAATATGGAAGTCTCAGGAAGTGGACTTACAGATTCGTGGTATGAAGTATATATTGGTTCAGAAACTCCAATACCAGGTCAAGATTATAACGATGGAGGAATCCGTTTGGGGCTAAGTACTTGGGGCGGATGCGGTAATGAACCTTTTGAAGGATTTCTTTCAGAAATTAGCTGTGTAGGTGAAGGTGGAGGATTAGTTCAATTCACTACCGCTGGAACGGTGTATTTGGTTATTAGAGGCGGTGGTGCTAATTATGGTTCGTCAGGCTTAACCTTGGACAATGCTTCTTTTTCGCCATTGTTACCTGGAATTGTTTATACACCACCCTTGTTTCTGCCAGATGCTAATTTTACTTATAGTGTTACAGACGATCTTACAGTAGAGTTTACAAATACATCCAGTAATGCCGATGGCTATGTATGGGATTTTGGAGATGATGCTGGTACTTCAACAGATGAAAATCCAACCTACACATACGCTAGTGAAGGTGTATACACAGTCAAACTCACGGCTACAAATAGTGATGGTTCTGATGAGTCGTTAAGAGACATAATATTTGGAGATTCAAATAACTTAATTACGAATGGAACTTTTACTGATGAGGGTGGTTGGACCGTTATCAATCAATGGGAAACGAATAATACAAATGGTTCTGTAATCATAGAAGATGGAGTAGCAAAATGGATTAATAATGCAGATTGGGCGCATTTGGCAATTTTCCAAAGCGTAGATCTCGTTCCGGGTACATATCAATTCGATATGGATGTAGATTATGCAGGAATCAATCAGGTTTATGGAGAAGTCTATTTGGGTGCTGATATGCCAGTAGAAGGAACTCCAACTGAAGGTATTGAATATAATGGTGATTTTCAAGTGCTCAAGGCTATTAATTGGTGGGATTGTGGAGCTTCCTATGAAGGTTCTGCAGTAGATGGGGCTTGTGATCCTGAGACAAATCCAGGGCGATTTGAAATTACGACCGAAGGAACCTACTATTTGTTGTTTAGATGTGGTGGTCAAACCTATGGTCCTGAAGGTGTAATAATTGACAATGTATCGTTAGTTCAAGTAAACTAA
- a CDS encoding RagB/SusD family nutrient uptake outer membrane protein — translation MKTHFFILSLMVVTLFSCSDYLNEPPLDRITENDVWSDKNLMDSYFFQIYDRMPFDYLADFGGGAGGGAFRDALTDIARSSYSWTPATNTFRPGNWGTANNTWPLDWWGYDNIWKINNSIENLELIGTGVLSDEERNNRLGEMYFLRAYCYYELVKRYGGVPIILVPQDPEITPEEEYFPSRNTEKEVYDQILLDAQNAFELLPNRWDSQLARATKWAAKSLESRVALYAGSIAKYGSVQLDGLVGIPSQDADSYYQLSLNASQSVILESGHSLFNQYPDPSENYAKLFTDESVNEIIFRKIWIPFEKGHSYDLRTVPYSYRLDWGSSMSPTKQFIDSYEVLNTGLLPNESGSQYDELNPWENRDPRLKGTILTNNDMFQGSPVEIWYATEIDGVIDTGSGTGVGKDGIGVHPDATKTGFYVRKYLEDGSSPLFIPEFYSGQDCILFRLGEIYLNAAEAAFELNNSDLARDYIEPIRTRAGLETNLRLQSYSGEALRDRIRNERKLELAFEDQRYWDARRWRIAEDVFSIQVEGVRTLRHIDGFGDETFTYETFDAEAEQMNFFPRQYYMPIGQDRRNNNNDLLENPGY, via the coding sequence ATGAAAACTCATTTTTTTATTTTAAGCTTAATGGTAGTCACACTATTCTCGTGCAGCGATTACCTCAATGAACCCCCGTTAGATAGAATAACGGAGAATGATGTCTGGAGTGATAAGAATTTAATGGATTCTTATTTTTTCCAAATTTACGATAGAATGCCTTTTGATTATCTAGCTGATTTTGGCGGAGGTGCTGGGGGCGGCGCATTTCGTGATGCCTTGACCGATATCGCAAGAAGTAGCTATTCATGGACACCAGCAACAAATACGTTTAGACCTGGTAATTGGGGTACTGCCAATAATACTTGGCCTTTAGATTGGTGGGGTTACGATAACATTTGGAAAATAAATAATTCCATAGAAAATCTTGAATTAATAGGGACCGGTGTGCTTTCCGATGAAGAACGAAATAATCGCTTAGGCGAGATGTATTTTTTGAGAGCTTATTGTTATTACGAATTGGTAAAACGATATGGTGGCGTACCTATAATTCTCGTACCACAAGATCCAGAAATTACCCCTGAAGAAGAATACTTCCCATCAAGAAATACAGAGAAGGAAGTTTACGATCAAATATTATTAGATGCTCAAAATGCATTTGAACTGTTACCAAATCGCTGGGATTCTCAGTTAGCCAGAGCTACAAAATGGGCTGCAAAGTCCTTAGAGTCAAGAGTAGCTTTATATGCTGGTAGCATTGCAAAATATGGTTCGGTACAGTTGGATGGCTTGGTAGGAATACCATCCCAAGATGCAGATAGTTATTACCAATTATCATTAAATGCCTCACAAAGCGTAATCTTAGAATCGGGTCACAGTTTATTCAACCAATATCCAGACCCTTCCGAAAATTACGCCAAGTTATTTACAGACGAATCGGTAAATGAGATCATTTTTAGGAAAATTTGGATTCCGTTTGAAAAAGGACATTCTTATGATTTACGAACTGTGCCTTACAGTTATCGTTTAGACTGGGGTTCAAGCATGTCTCCAACTAAGCAATTTATTGATAGCTACGAGGTGTTGAATACAGGATTATTACCTAATGAATCTGGTTCACAATATGATGAATTAAATCCATGGGAAAACCGAGATCCACGTTTAAAAGGAACGATATTGACTAATAATGACATGTTTCAAGGATCTCCTGTAGAAATATGGTATGCCACTGAAATTGATGGAGTAATAGATACAGGAAGTGGTACAGGTGTAGGTAAGGATGGTATCGGCGTGCATCCAGATGCCACAAAAACAGGTTTTTACGTACGTAAATACTTAGAAGATGGATCAAGCCCTTTGTTTATACCAGAATTTTATTCGGGGCAGGATTGTATTCTCTTTAGGTTGGGCGAAATTTATCTAAATGCAGCAGAGGCAGCTTTTGAATTGAACAATTCAGATCTTGCTAGAGATTATATTGAACCTATTAGAACCAGGGCAGGATTAGAAACAAATTTACGTTTACAGTCCTATTCTGGAGAGGCGCTAAGAGATAGAATTCGTAACGAACGAAAATTAGAACTTGCTTTTGAAGATCAACGCTATTGGGACGCAAGAAGATGGCGTATTGCAGAAGACGTATTTAGCATTCAAGTAGAGGGCGTTAGGACATTAAGACATATCGATGGTTTTGGAGATGAGACATTTACTTATGAAACGTTTGATGCAGAAGCAGAACAAATGAATTTTTTCCCAAGACAATACTATATGCCGATAGGTCAAGACAGACGTAATAATAATAATGACCTTTTGGAAAATCCAGGTTACTAA